Proteins from one Mycobacterium sp. SMC-2 genomic window:
- a CDS encoding tetratricopeptide repeat protein — protein sequence MTQPELPGPLAALTRLISERIAAADFAGALPLMNELVAVCRPVLGERHPNVLDMRLALVHLQLQMGDQAGAYAALEQLVPELEEVLGRDHITTLTARHMFADRPQPEVGAALAEWSELLSDEERVLGPEHPTALTSRDRVAQKRKELGDYAGAIAEGERVLAARCRVLGDHHEDTLGMRMALAQWHGESVDGPGAVAELLLLVEVMREKLGHDHRHTLIARHTIALWEPEPEDCRDKVATWQALVDDEARVFGEDNPVTVAAREELAKWRDRAEDCRRVAGMRDRVEKSAKRRMRAKSQATQHFSDQEFLRCWLAERGAQFPVWAGHYGGDAVWDFSPESLDALEELVVEKAPTPEQLLEEERNAPFVDGAVWYLGEVLRRGRSLPWQYTRGDTADPTVGHVDVFGVLTRVLHSAERGALRRTYDRFTASR from the coding sequence ATGACGCAGCCGGAACTGCCTGGGCCGCTCGCCGCCTTGACCCGGCTGATCTCGGAGCGCATCGCCGCGGCGGACTTCGCCGGGGCGTTACCGCTCATGAACGAGCTGGTCGCTGTCTGCCGGCCGGTCTTGGGCGAGCGCCACCCCAACGTCTTGGACATGCGGCTCGCGCTGGTGCATCTGCAGCTGCAGATGGGCGACCAGGCCGGGGCCTATGCCGCCCTCGAGCAGCTGGTACCCGAACTCGAGGAGGTGCTCGGCCGCGATCACATCACCACGTTGACGGCGCGCCACATGTTCGCGGACCGGCCGCAGCCCGAAGTGGGGGCCGCGTTGGCCGAATGGTCGGAGCTGCTGTCCGACGAAGAACGGGTGCTGGGGCCCGAGCACCCCACCGCGCTGACGTCCAGGGACCGGGTGGCGCAGAAGCGCAAGGAGCTTGGGGACTATGCCGGCGCCATCGCCGAGGGCGAGCGGGTCCTTGCCGCCCGGTGCCGGGTGCTCGGCGACCACCACGAGGACACGCTGGGCATGCGCATGGCGCTGGCCCAATGGCACGGCGAGTCGGTGGATGGCCCGGGCGCCGTCGCCGAGCTGCTGTTGCTGGTCGAGGTGATGCGCGAAAAGCTGGGCCACGACCACCGCCACACGCTGATCGCGCGGCACACCATCGCGCTGTGGGAGCCGGAACCGGAGGACTGCCGGGACAAGGTCGCCACCTGGCAAGCCCTGGTCGACGACGAGGCCAGGGTCTTCGGCGAGGACAATCCCGTCACCGTCGCGGCCCGGGAGGAATTGGCGAAGTGGCGTGACCGTGCTGAGGACTGCCGGAGGGTGGCCGGGATGCGCGACCGGGTCGAGAAGTCCGCCAAACGCCGGATGCGCGCCAAAAGTCAAGCAACGCAGCACTTTTCGGATCAAGAATTCCTGCGGTGCTGGCTTGCCGAGCGTGGGGCCCAATTCCCGGTGTGGGCGGGCCATTACGGTGGCGACGCCGTGTGGGACTTCTCCCCGGAGTCCCTTGACGCATTGGAAGAGCTGGTCGTTGAGAAGGCCCCGACCCCCGAACAGCTCCTGGAGGAGGAGCGCAATGCGCCGTTCGTCGACGGCGCCGTGTGGTACCTCGGCGAAGTGCTGCGCCGCGGACGGTCCCTACCGTGGCAATACACCCGCGGCGACACGGCGGATCCCACTGTCGGGCATGTCGACGTTTTCGGAGTCCTCACCCGGGTGCTGCACTCGGCCGAGCGCGGCGCCCTGCGCCGCACGTACGACCGCTTCACGGCATCGCGGTAG
- a CDS encoding VOC family protein: MGFSSSSIAHVRLTVTDIERSRQFYESVFGWPVLLEVPDNADEATRKQLSFLFGGVIYDLGGTLLGLRPVATDRFHEDRAGLDHIAFRVASKDELDSAAAHLDGLSIAHEPVKDIGPSYILQFRDPDNIALELTAPK, translated from the coding sequence ATGGGTTTCAGCAGTAGTTCGATCGCGCACGTCCGCCTCACCGTCACCGATATCGAGCGGTCCCGACAGTTCTACGAGAGCGTGTTCGGTTGGCCGGTCCTTCTGGAAGTGCCCGACAACGCCGACGAGGCCACCCGCAAACAGTTGAGCTTCCTGTTCGGTGGCGTCATCTACGACCTCGGCGGAACGCTGCTCGGGCTGCGGCCGGTCGCCACCGACCGCTTCCACGAGGATCGTGCCGGGCTCGACCACATCGCGTTCCGTGTCGCCAGCAAGGACGAATTAGATTCCGCCGCCGCACATCTCGATGGACTCAGCATCGCACACGAGCCGGTGAAAGACATCGGGCCGTCCTACATCCTTCAGTTCCGCGACCCCGACAACATCGCCCTGGAGCTCACGGCGCCCAAATAG
- a CDS encoding nitroreductase family deazaflavin-dependent oxidoreductase gives MPNRSFDDANAFHRVMRRFASTTVGVALLRHTAHHLDRLVTRVAGGRTSFAGVATGIPVVMLTTTGAKSGEPRTVAVYGIPHPDGLALIASNFGGAKHPAWYHNLKAHPEATVTIGRDTWQTAARLATPVERDEIWAKGLELYPGWRKYEVRAGKRHIEAFVLPRS, from the coding sequence ATGCCCAATCGGTCCTTCGACGATGCCAACGCCTTCCACCGGGTGATGCGTCGCTTCGCGTCCACGACGGTGGGTGTGGCGCTCCTGCGCCACACGGCGCACCACCTGGACCGGCTCGTCACAAGGGTTGCGGGTGGCAGAACCAGCTTCGCCGGCGTCGCAACCGGCATCCCCGTGGTCATGCTCACCACCACGGGCGCCAAATCCGGTGAGCCACGCACCGTGGCCGTGTACGGAATTCCGCATCCGGATGGTTTGGCGCTCATCGCATCCAACTTCGGCGGCGCCAAGCATCCCGCCTGGTACCACAACCTGAAGGCCCATCCCGAAGCGACGGTGACCATCGGCCGCGACACCTGGCAGACGGCCGCACGGCTCGCCACGCCAGTCGAGCGCGACGAGATCTGGGCAAAGGGCCTCGAGCTGTATCCCGGCTGGCGGAAGTACGAAGTGCGGGCCGGCAAGCGCCACATCGAGGCGTTCGTCCTGCCGAGAAGTTGA
- a CDS encoding NAD-binding protein produces the protein MRGHIIVSGEDALATTIVEELNNAGVHIVKLQSAGELENADVGRARAVICVGDDDATNLEIALLARKANPRVRVVARLANDVLRTAMAADKRPGAILDVADLAAPSVVEACLAHTVHPFEAAGMEFVVSCAEAPRDATLRDIYGDLAPVAVIHGENCATPGEVVNCPGRDLSVHAGDWTAMIGTADELAARGIKVPRPTVTRYRLSRLRRTLDSVRALRDDVNPMFGRALLAAACLLLGSTVVLRFCYQPNPKMTWLDALYFSTETIATVGYGDFSFLQQPTWLRIYSIMLMFAGVTTTALLVAFIADLLISRRFAHSVGRRRARHLRNHVIVVGLGSFGSRVIADLRSAGYDVAVIERDDNNRFLSTAADLDVPVIFGDATLRQTLEAARVEHARAVAVLTQDDMVNIETGIVLREMLGPRVMPEVVRTDVPLVLRVYDRALGAAVAQRFGFENVRSTVELAAPWFIGAAMGLQVLGTFSVGQRSFMIGGMHVAPGSELDGLKMFELSTQTRVIAITREDAPVELHPRRDAWLRGGDTVYLVGPYRELMATLRKGQPPQQPAAGETRASA, from the coding sequence ATGCGCGGCCACATCATCGTCAGCGGTGAGGACGCGCTGGCGACCACGATCGTCGAGGAGCTCAACAACGCCGGTGTGCACATCGTCAAGCTCCAAAGCGCCGGCGAACTCGAGAACGCTGATGTGGGCCGCGCTCGCGCCGTGATCTGTGTCGGGGATGACGACGCAACAAACCTCGAAATCGCGCTGCTGGCAAGGAAAGCCAATCCCCGGGTGCGCGTGGTGGCGCGGCTGGCCAATGATGTGCTGCGCACGGCGATGGCCGCCGACAAGCGCCCCGGCGCGATCCTGGACGTCGCCGACCTTGCGGCGCCCTCGGTCGTCGAGGCTTGTCTGGCCCACACCGTGCACCCGTTCGAGGCGGCGGGCATGGAGTTCGTGGTCTCCTGCGCCGAAGCACCGCGTGACGCGACGCTGCGCGACATCTACGGCGATCTCGCTCCGGTGGCGGTGATACACGGCGAGAACTGCGCCACGCCGGGAGAGGTGGTGAACTGTCCGGGCCGTGATCTGTCGGTTCACGCCGGTGACTGGACCGCGATGATCGGCACCGCGGACGAATTGGCCGCCCGCGGCATCAAGGTCCCGCGGCCGACCGTGACGCGCTATCGCCTGTCCCGGCTGCGGCGGACCCTCGACAGCGTGCGGGCCCTGCGTGACGACGTCAACCCGATGTTCGGGCGAGCTTTGCTGGCCGCGGCATGCCTGCTGCTCGGGTCGACGGTGGTCCTGCGCTTCTGCTACCAGCCGAATCCAAAGATGACGTGGCTCGACGCGCTGTATTTCAGCACCGAGACGATCGCGACGGTGGGTTACGGCGACTTCAGCTTCCTCCAGCAGCCCACCTGGCTACGGATCTACAGCATCATGCTGATGTTCGCGGGCGTGACGACCACCGCGCTCCTCGTGGCCTTCATCGCCGACCTGCTGATATCGCGACGTTTCGCGCATTCGGTCGGACGTCGCCGGGCACGCCATCTGCGCAATCACGTCATCGTCGTCGGGCTCGGTTCGTTCGGCAGCCGCGTGATCGCCGACCTGCGGTCAGCCGGATACGACGTCGCGGTGATCGAGCGCGACGATAACAACCGCTTCCTGTCGACCGCCGCCGACCTCGACGTCCCGGTGATCTTCGGGGACGCGACGCTGCGCCAGACGCTGGAGGCCGCCCGCGTCGAGCACGCCCGCGCGGTGGCGGTACTGACGCAGGACGACATGGTGAACATCGAGACCGGGATCGTGCTGCGCGAGATGCTCGGGCCACGGGTGATGCCGGAAGTCGTCCGGACCGACGTTCCCCTGGTGCTGCGCGTGTACGACCGTGCGCTCGGGGCGGCGGTCGCGCAGCGGTTCGGATTCGAAAACGTCCGGTCCACCGTCGAACTCGCCGCACCCTGGTTCATCGGCGCCGCGATGGGCCTGCAGGTGCTGGGCACCTTCTCGGTCGGACAGCGCTCGTTCATGATCGGCGGAATGCATGTGGCGCCAGGCAGCGAACTGGACGGGCTGAAGATGTTCGAACTGTCCACCCAAACCCGTGTCATCGCGATCACCCGAGAGGACGCGCCCGTCGAGCTACACCCGCGACGCGACGCCTGGCTCCGCGGCGGCGACACCGTCTACCTCGTCGGCCCCTACCGCGAGTTGATGGCGACGCTGCGCAAGGGCCAGCCGCCGCAACAGCCGGCCGCCGGGGAGACGCGCGCGTCGGCCTAG
- a CDS encoding glycoside hydrolase, whose translation MGKNVLANGRGRWLAIVASFALAAGMVYAQDTKPRCCAPNAAAAAAPTTPAAAPTSAVAALPDGPHTATPAEIAMLTANAPAAAQQFQVALPRGIASEDRLQVKTIWAERAISVLFPQITTIYGYREDPLPWHPNGLAIDVMIPNHNSPEGIELGNQIAGYALANAKRWGINHVIWRQKIYPGVGGGSWTADLGSETLNHYDHVHIATNGGGYPNGHEVYYIASMTPAPQQ comes from the coding sequence GTGGGCAAGAACGTGTTAGCCAACGGTCGGGGTCGTTGGCTGGCGATCGTGGCCTCGTTCGCCCTCGCGGCCGGCATGGTGTACGCCCAAGACACAAAGCCGCGATGCTGCGCGCCGAACGCCGCGGCCGCGGCAGCCCCCACCACTCCGGCCGCTGCGCCGACCAGCGCGGTCGCCGCGCTGCCCGACGGCCCGCACACCGCCACTCCCGCTGAAATCGCGATGTTGACCGCAAACGCGCCCGCCGCCGCCCAGCAGTTTCAGGTCGCTTTGCCCCGTGGCATCGCGTCGGAGGACAGATTGCAGGTCAAGACGATCTGGGCGGAGCGCGCCATCAGCGTGCTGTTTCCGCAGATCACGACCATCTACGGGTACCGGGAAGATCCCCTGCCGTGGCATCCCAACGGGTTGGCGATCGACGTGATGATCCCGAACCACAACAGCCCCGAGGGTATCGAGCTCGGTAACCAGATCGCCGGCTACGCCCTGGCGAATGCCAAACGCTGGGGCATCAACCACGTGATCTGGCGGCAGAAGATCTACCCGGGCGTCGGCGGGGGTAGCTGGACCGCCGATCTTGGTTCGGAAACCCTCAACCACTACGACCACGTTCATATCGCCACCAACGGTGGCGGATACCCGAACGGGCACGAGGTCTACTACATCGCCTCGATGACGCCCGCCCCGCAGCAATAG
- a CDS encoding NUDIX domain-containing protein: MVLREDDIRRPDGSPGIYGVVDKPDYALVMPFDGHRFRLVEQFRYPLGERRWEFPQGTAPGLAATDPSELAERELREETGLSATSFEVLGQLDVAPGMTSQRGWVFLATGIAEGEPDPEHEEQDLRSAWFDREDVEQMIRSGVIADAQSVAAYSLFLLRCP; encoded by the coding sequence ATGGTGCTCCGCGAAGACGACATCCGTCGCCCGGACGGCAGCCCCGGCATTTACGGTGTGGTGGACAAACCGGACTATGCGCTGGTGATGCCGTTCGACGGGCACCGCTTCCGGCTGGTCGAGCAGTTCCGGTATCCGCTCGGGGAGCGGCGGTGGGAATTCCCGCAGGGCACCGCCCCCGGCTTGGCGGCCACCGACCCGTCCGAGCTGGCCGAGCGTGAGCTGCGCGAGGAAACGGGGTTGAGTGCGACGTCGTTCGAGGTGCTGGGCCAGCTCGATGTCGCCCCGGGCATGACCAGCCAGCGAGGGTGGGTGTTCTTGGCCACCGGAATCGCCGAGGGGGAGCCGGATCCAGAGCACGAGGAACAGGACCTGCGAAGTGCCTGGTTCGACCGCGAGGACGTCGAGCAGATGATCCGTTCCGGAGTGATCGCCGACGCGCAGTCCGTCGCCGCCTACAGCCTGTTTCTGCTCCGGTGCCCATGA
- a CDS encoding LLM class flavin-dependent oxidoreductase, translating into MTLPVMEPDLDAGVLENWARAIDDGPFSSLCWGERIAFENPDNLTLLGALAAWTNRVRLLTTVIVPQLHDPVMLAKALATGDMLCGGRLSVGIGVGGRHEDYHAVGADPATQTMRDMAERVAVMKRVWAGEKLTDSVLPVGPAPVQPGGPPLFVGSIGPKTIRSAAAWAEGLAGTTLDLDVAKQNELFDVARDAWARAGKGKPHLVTSFWFAFGSPEESRAQVHRHLRRYMNWIPAEYVDAMAPTTGWAGTEEELLAVLRKFEDIGTDEVQLIPTSTDVDQLSRAADVAGRL; encoded by the coding sequence ATGACCCTGCCGGTGATGGAGCCGGACCTGGATGCCGGAGTTTTGGAGAACTGGGCACGTGCGATAGACGACGGCCCGTTCTCGTCGCTGTGCTGGGGCGAGCGCATCGCCTTCGAGAACCCGGACAACCTCACCCTGCTGGGAGCGCTGGCCGCCTGGACCAACCGGGTGCGGCTGCTGACAACCGTGATCGTGCCGCAGCTGCATGACCCGGTCATGCTGGCCAAGGCGCTGGCCACCGGCGACATGCTCTGCGGCGGGCGGCTGAGCGTGGGCATCGGCGTGGGCGGCAGGCACGAGGACTACCATGCCGTCGGCGCCGACCCGGCGACGCAGACCATGCGCGACATGGCCGAGCGCGTGGCCGTGATGAAGCGGGTGTGGGCCGGGGAAAAGCTCACCGACTCGGTCCTGCCGGTTGGGCCGGCGCCAGTGCAGCCCGGCGGTCCGCCGCTGTTCGTGGGCAGCATCGGCCCGAAGACCATCCGCAGCGCCGCGGCCTGGGCCGAGGGCCTGGCGGGGACCACGCTGGATCTCGACGTCGCCAAACAGAACGAGCTGTTCGACGTCGCGCGCGACGCGTGGGCGCGGGCGGGCAAGGGCAAACCGCACCTGGTGACGTCGTTCTGGTTCGCGTTCGGGTCGCCCGAAGAGTCCCGCGCCCAGGTGCATCGTCATCTACGGCGCTACATGAACTGGATACCGGCCGAGTACGTCGACGCCATGGCGCCGACGACCGGGTGGGCGGGCACCGAGGAGGAGCTGCTGGCGGTGCTGCGCAAGTTCGAGGACATCGGCACCGACGAGGTGCAGCTGATCCCGACGAGCACCGACGTCGACCAGCTGAGCCGCGCGGCGGACGTGGCCGGCCGGCTCTAG
- a CDS encoding RrF2 family transcriptional regulator, with the protein MRMSAKAEYAVRAMVQLATVPHGTLVKTDDLAHAQGIPPQFLVDILTNLRTDRLVRSHRGREGGYELARPGNEISIADVLRCIDGPLASVRDIGLGDLPYSGPTAALTDVWRALRASMRSVLEETTLAHVAANALPEHVARFADEYRTQESVRHGTPRAGE; encoded by the coding sequence GTGCGCATGTCGGCGAAGGCGGAGTATGCGGTGCGGGCCATGGTTCAACTCGCCACGGTCCCCCATGGGACGTTGGTCAAGACCGACGACTTGGCCCATGCGCAGGGCATACCGCCGCAGTTCCTCGTCGACATTCTGACCAATCTGCGCACCGACCGCCTGGTGCGCAGCCATCGGGGCCGCGAGGGTGGCTACGAGCTTGCCCGTCCCGGGAACGAGATCAGCATCGCTGACGTATTGCGCTGTATCGACGGACCACTGGCCAGCGTGCGCGACATAGGCCTCGGGGACCTCCCCTACTCAGGGCCGACCGCGGCGCTCACCGACGTCTGGCGGGCGCTGCGCGCCAGCATGCGGTCGGTGCTGGAGGAGACAACACTGGCCCACGTCGCCGCCAACGCACTGCCGGAGCATGTCGCGCGATTCGCCGACGAATATCGGACACAGGAAAGCGTGCGGCACGGCACACCCCGCGCCGGCGAATAG
- the cysC gene encoding adenylyl-sulfate kinase: MTTLLRLATAGSVDDGKSTLIGRLLYDSKAVMEDQWAAVEQTSKERGHDYTDLALVTDGLRAEREQGITIDVAYRYFATPKRKFIIADTPGHIQYTRNMVTGASTAQLVIVLVDARHGLLEQSRRHAFLASLLGIRHIVLAVNKMDLIGWDREKFEAIRDEFHAFAARLDVHDVATIPISALHGDNVVAKSDQAPWYEGPALLSHLEEVYIAGDRNLVDVRFPVQYVIRPHTREHQDHRSYAGTVASGVMRPGDEVVVLPIGKTTRITAIDGPNGPVDEAFPPMAVSVSLADEIDISRGDLIARTHNQPRVTQEFDATVCWMADDAALEPGRDYVIKHTTRTTRARVTGLDYRLDVNTLHRDKGATALQLNELGRISLRTQVPLLLDEYTRNASTGSFILIDPHTNCTVAAGMVLRDVSVQTASPNTVRHKSSAVAEARPRGKTVWFTGLSGSGKSSVAMLVEQMLLEKGTAAYVLDGDNLRHGLNADLGFSMADRAENLRRLAHVAALLADCGNVVLVPAISPLTEQREMARNVHAAAGFDFVEVFCDTPIEECERRDPKGLYAKARAGEVAHFTGIDSPYQPPTNPDLRLTPERTVEEQAQSIVDLLESRA; the protein is encoded by the coding sequence GCGCCTGCTCTATGACTCCAAGGCCGTCATGGAGGACCAGTGGGCGGCGGTGGAGCAGACGTCCAAAGAGCGCGGTCACGACTACACCGACCTGGCGCTGGTGACCGACGGCCTGCGTGCCGAACGCGAGCAGGGCATCACGATCGACGTCGCCTACCGCTACTTCGCCACTCCCAAGCGGAAATTCATCATCGCCGACACCCCGGGCCACATCCAGTACACCCGCAACATGGTGACCGGCGCGTCGACCGCCCAACTGGTGATCGTGCTCGTCGATGCCCGGCACGGTCTGCTGGAGCAGTCCCGCCGGCACGCCTTCCTCGCCTCGCTGCTGGGCATCCGGCACATCGTGCTCGCCGTCAACAAGATGGACCTCATCGGTTGGGACAGAGAGAAATTCGAGGCTATCCGGGACGAGTTCCACGCCTTCGCCGCTCGCCTGGATGTGCACGACGTGGCCACCATCCCGATCTCCGCGCTGCACGGCGACAACGTGGTGGCCAAGTCGGATCAGGCGCCCTGGTACGAGGGCCCGGCGCTACTGTCGCATCTCGAAGAGGTCTACATCGCCGGTGACCGCAACCTTGTCGACGTGCGGTTCCCGGTCCAGTACGTCATCCGGCCGCACACCCGCGAGCATCAAGACCACCGCAGCTATGCCGGCACCGTGGCCAGCGGGGTCATGCGCCCGGGAGACGAAGTCGTCGTTTTGCCGATCGGCAAGACCACCCGGATCACCGCGATCGACGGGCCGAACGGTCCGGTGGACGAAGCGTTTCCGCCGATGGCCGTGTCGGTGAGCCTCGCCGACGAGATCGACATTTCCCGCGGCGATCTCATTGCCCGTACCCACAACCAGCCACGGGTCACGCAGGAATTCGACGCCACCGTGTGCTGGATGGCCGACGACGCCGCGCTGGAGCCCGGTCGCGACTACGTCATCAAACACACGACCCGCACCACCCGAGCGCGGGTGACCGGTCTGGACTACCGGCTCGACGTGAACACCCTGCATCGCGACAAGGGCGCAACGGCGCTGCAACTCAACGAACTCGGCCGCATCTCGCTGCGCACCCAGGTGCCGCTGCTGCTCGACGAGTACACCCGCAACGCCAGCACCGGCTCGTTCATCCTGATCGACCCGCACACCAACTGCACCGTCGCGGCGGGCATGGTGCTGCGTGACGTCTCGGTGCAGACGGCAAGCCCGAACACCGTGCGGCACAAATCATCCGCCGTCGCCGAAGCCCGGCCGCGGGGGAAGACGGTGTGGTTCACCGGCCTGTCCGGTTCCGGCAAGTCGTCGGTGGCCATGCTGGTCGAGCAGATGCTTCTCGAAAAGGGCACCGCCGCTTACGTTCTCGACGGCGACAACCTGCGGCACGGTTTGAACGCCGACCTGGGCTTCAGCATGGCTGACCGCGCGGAGAACTTGCGCCGCCTCGCCCATGTGGCGGCGCTACTGGCCGACTGTGGCAACGTCGTGTTGGTACCGGCGATCAGCCCGTTGACCGAGCAACGCGAGATGGCCCGTAACGTGCACGCCGCGGCGGGATTCGACTTCGTCGAGGTGTTCTGCGACACCCCGATCGAGGAATGCGAGCGGCGTGATCCGAAGGGGTTGTACGCCAAGGCCCGCGCGGGCGAGGTCGCGCACTTCACCGGCATCGACAGTCCGTATCAACCGCCGACGAACCCCGACCTGCGGCTGACTCCGGAGCGCACCGTTGAGGAGCAGGCGCAGAGCATCGTCGATCTGCTCGAATCGCGGGCTTAA
- a CDS encoding DUF732 domain-containing protein — protein MFSRRFTASVVGTAALGLAALGLAGTAGASSVDDAFLAQLASDGITPPSASIAIKDAHAVCNALDQGHSSKEVISAVAKATGLSAKGSKTFAVDAASAYCPQYVTSA, from the coding sequence ATGTTTTCTCGCCGTTTCACCGCCTCCGTCGTCGGCACCGCCGCCCTGGGCCTGGCCGCGCTCGGCCTCGCCGGCACCGCGGGCGCGAGCTCGGTCGATGACGCGTTCCTCGCCCAACTGGCGTCGGACGGCATCACCCCGCCGAGCGCTTCGATCGCCATCAAGGACGCACACGCCGTCTGCAACGCCCTCGACCAGGGTCACTCGAGCAAAGAGGTCATCAGCGCCGTGGCCAAGGCGACCGGATTGAGCGCCAAGGGCTCCAAGACGTTCGCCGTCGACGCCGCTTCGGCCTACTGCCCGCAGTACGTCACCTCGGCCTGA
- a CDS encoding VOC family protein, translating to MAISFNHTIVASRDKHESAEFLAELFDLPSPKPFGHFMVVQLEHGVSLDYADAPEGADITRQHYAFLVSEEEFDTIYGKISSRGLQHWADPGARRPGEINHNDSGRGVYFRDPSGHAMEILTRPYGSGRQR from the coding sequence ATGGCCATCAGTTTCAACCACACCATCGTCGCCTCCCGCGACAAACACGAGTCCGCGGAGTTTCTCGCCGAATTGTTCGACCTGCCCAGCCCAAAGCCCTTCGGCCACTTCATGGTTGTCCAACTCGAGCACGGTGTCAGTCTGGATTACGCGGACGCGCCCGAGGGCGCGGACATCACGCGGCAGCACTATGCCTTCCTGGTGTCCGAAGAGGAATTCGACACCATCTACGGAAAGATCTCCTCACGCGGCCTGCAGCACTGGGCGGACCCGGGCGCACGACGGCCCGGCGAGATCAACCACAACGACAGCGGGCGCGGGGTGTACTTCCGCGACCCCTCAGGCCATGCCATGGAAATCCTCACCCGCCCCTACGGGTCGGGGCGCCAGCGGTAA
- the argS gene encoding arginine--tRNA ligase, translating into MTPADLAELLRTTASAVLAERGLDAAALPATVTVERPRNPEHGDYASNLALQLGKKVGVNPRELAGWLAEALSEADGIASAEVAGPGFINLRLETSAQAKIVNAVLGAGDRFGHSDALGGHKINLEFVSANPTGPIHIGGTRWAAVGDALGRLLATQGADVEREYYFNDHGAQIDRFASSLIAAAKGEPTPADGYAGAYINDIAAQVLQKAPDALSLPAAEMRETFREIGVDLMFTHIKQSLHEFGTDFDVYTHEDSMHTSGRVDQAIARLRATGNIYEKDGATWLRTSAFGDDKDRVVIKSDGKPAYIAGDIAYYLDKRQRGFDLCIYMLGADHHGYIARLKAVAAAFGDDPATVEVLIGQMVNLVRDGAPVRMSKRAGTVITLDDLVEAIGVDAARYSLIRSSVDTPIDIDLALWSSASNENPVYYVQYAHARLSALARNAAELGLIPDTGHLELLSHDKEGTLLRSIGEFPRVLKTAASLREPHRVCRYLEDLAGDYHRFYDSCRVLPQGDEQPTDLHTARLALCQATRQVIANGLAILGVTAPERM; encoded by the coding sequence GTGACCCCCGCTGACCTCGCTGAGCTGCTCAGAACCACCGCTTCCGCGGTGCTGGCCGAGCGCGGGCTGGATGCTGCCGCGCTGCCGGCGACGGTCACCGTGGAACGACCCCGCAATCCCGAGCACGGCGACTACGCCAGCAACCTGGCCTTGCAGCTGGGCAAGAAGGTCGGCGTCAACCCCCGTGAGCTGGCCGGATGGCTGGCCGAGGCGCTGTCAGAGGCCGACGGCATCGCCTCGGCGGAGGTGGCCGGGCCCGGCTTCATCAACCTGCGCCTCGAGACGTCGGCGCAGGCCAAGATCGTCAATGCCGTCCTCGGCGCCGGCGACCGCTTCGGGCACTCCGACGCGCTGGGCGGCCACAAGATCAACCTCGAGTTCGTCTCCGCCAACCCCACCGGACCGATCCACATCGGTGGCACCCGCTGGGCCGCCGTCGGCGACGCGCTGGGCCGGCTGCTCGCCACCCAGGGCGCCGACGTGGAGCGCGAGTACTACTTCAACGACCACGGCGCCCAGATCGACCGGTTCGCCAGCTCGCTGATCGCCGCCGCCAAGGGCGAACCCACCCCCGCCGACGGCTACGCCGGCGCGTACATCAACGACATCGCCGCGCAGGTATTGCAGAAGGCGCCCGACGCGTTGAGCCTGCCCGCCGCCGAAATGCGTGAGACGTTCCGCGAAATCGGTGTCGACCTGATGTTCACCCACATCAAGCAGTCGTTGCACGAGTTCGGCACCGACTTCGACGTCTACACCCACGAAGACTCGATGCACACCAGCGGCCGGGTCGACCAGGCCATCGCCCGGCTGCGCGCGACGGGCAACATCTACGAGAAGGACGGCGCAACCTGGTTGCGCACCAGCGCTTTTGGTGACGACAAGGACCGCGTCGTGATCAAGAGTGACGGCAAACCGGCCTACATCGCCGGTGACATCGCCTACTACCTGGACAAGCGGCAGCGCGGCTTCGACCTGTGCATCTACATGCTCGGCGCCGACCACCACGGATACATCGCCCGGCTCAAGGCCGTGGCCGCCGCGTTCGGTGATGACCCGGCGACCGTCGAGGTGCTCATCGGGCAGATGGTCAACCTGGTCCGCGACGGCGCGCCGGTCCGGATGAGCAAGCGGGCCGGAACCGTGATCACGCTCGATGACCTGGTCGAGGCGATCGGCGTCGACGCGGCGCGCTACAGCCTGATTCGCTCCTCGGTCGACACCCCGATCGATATCGACCTGGCGCTGTGGTCATCGGCGTCGAACGAAAACCCGGTCTATTATGTGCAATACGCGCATGCCCGGCTGTCGGCGCTGGCCCGCAACGCCGCCGAGCTGGGCCTGATCCCCGACACCGGGCACCTCGAGCTGCTCAGCCACGACAAGGAGGGCACGCTGCTGCGCAGCATCGGGGAATTCCCCCGCGTGCTCAAGACGGCCGCGTCCCTGCGGGAGCCGCACCGGGTGTGCCGTTACCTGGAAGACCTGGCCGGCGACTACCACCGGTTCTACGACTCCTGCCGGGTGCTGCCCCAGGGGGACGAACAGCCCACCGATCTGCACACCGCGCGCCTGGCGCTGTGTCAGGCCACTCGCCAGGTCATCGCCAACGGGCTGGCGATCCTGGGCGTCACCGCTCCGGAGCGAATGTGA